The sequence TCTGCGCCCCGGCCAGTGCCGCGGCGAGCTCATCGAGCTGGGCCGGGCTGGGCGCGAGTCCCCTTTGGACGTTCCGGTTCAGCGTCGCGGCGGCGTTGGCGGGCAGTTCGGCGGCCCAGTCGTCGTAGGGGACCGACAGGTAGGTCGGGCGCCGGTGCAGCTCGGCCTCGAACACCGCCTGCGCGAGCGACCGCGGGACGTCTTCCGCGCAGCTCGGCTCGCCGGCCCAGCCGACCAGCGGCCGCATCAGCTGCGTGGCGTCGACGTTGGCGAGCATCGCCTCGAGCCCGATGGCCGACCGCACCTGCTGGCCGGCGGTCAGCACCAGGGGCGAGCGCGAGTAGACGGCGTTGGTCAGCGCGCCCATCGCGTTGCCCGACCCGGCGGCGGCGTGCAGGTTGACCAGCACCGGGCGGCCGGTCGCCTGGGCGTAGCCGTCGGCCATCCCGACGACGGCGCCTTCGTGCAGGCCGAGCACGTACCGGAAGTGCGACGGCAGCTCGGCCAGGAACGGCAGCTCGTTGGAGCCGGGGTTGCCGAAGATCGTGGTCAGGCCACGGCGGTCCAGGAACTCGTGGGCGAGCCGGCGGGCGGTGGGCATGGCGCGGGTCCTCCTCGGGCGGGTTGGACCAGACCCTAGGGAGGCCACCGGGTTGTGCTCCAATAAATGTTGCCGTGGTCGTTCATAGATGGGATCGATGATGCGGGACTTCGACCTGAACCTGGTCCGGACGTTCGTGCTGCTCTATGAGACCCGCAGCGTGACCGCCACGGCCGAGTCCCTGCACGTCACGCAGCCGACGATCAGCTACAGCCTGCAGAAGCTGCGGCGCCGGTTCTCCGACGAGCTGTTCCGCCGCAGCGGCAGCGGCCTGGTGCCCACGACGACCGCCCGGGCGCTGTACGAGCCGCTGCACAGCGCGCTGTCCGGGATCGAAACGGCGGTCAGCGGCGCCTGGTCGTTCGACCCGGCTTCGGCGCGGGCCGCGTTCACGCTCTGCCTGTCGGACCTGGGGGAGATCTCGCTGCTGCCGCGGCTGATGGCCGCGCTGCCGTCGCGCGCTCCCGGCGTGACGCTGACGGTCCGTCCCCTCGACGTCGACCGCGCCGCGGACCAGCTCGGCCGCGGCGAGATCGACGCGTTCATCGCGTCCCCGCTGATCAGCTCGCAGCGCGTGGCCCGGATCCCGCTGTTCTCCGAGGGCTACCTGGGGATGGTCGCGTTCGACCACCCG is a genomic window of Amycolatopsis lexingtonensis containing:
- a CDS encoding LysR family transcriptional regulator; this encodes MRDFDLNLVRTFVLLYETRSVTATAESLHVTQPTISYSLQKLRRRFSDELFRRSGSGLVPTTTARALYEPLHSALSGIETAVSGAWSFDPASARAAFTLCLSDLGEISLLPRLMAALPSRAPGVTLTVRPLDVDRAADQLGRGEIDAFIASPLISSQRVARIPLFSEGYLGMVAFDHPRLQSRVDFASLAAERHVTVFGPTGHDGPRRALEAHGLLDRVVLEVTRFAALPYLVQDGELVAMVPRLVAEMFAAEHRVRLFDLPMDVEPAQVSVYTRHTHARSPAQHWLVTFMREVLS